In a genomic window of Zonotrichia albicollis isolate bZonAlb1 chromosome 7, bZonAlb1.hap1, whole genome shotgun sequence:
- the LOC141729551 gene encoding olfactory receptor 14C36-like → MFFFLLNLALADLGCICTTVPKAMHNSLWDTRTISYTGCAAQLFLLIFFLGSELSLLTIMCYDRYVSICKPLHYGTLLGSRACAHMAAAAWASAFLNALMHTANTFSLPLCHGNALGQFFCEIPQILKISCAKSYLRELQLLAVSACLFFGCFMFIVLSYVHIFRAVLRIPSEQGRHKAFSTCLPHLAVVSLFITTAVFSHLKPPSISSPSLDVTLSVLYSVVPPALNPLIYSLRNQELKAAVWKLMTGWFQKQ, encoded by the coding sequence atgttcttcttcctgctcaacctggccctcgctgacctgggctgcatctgcaccactgtccccaaagccatgcacaattccctctgggacaccaggaccatctcctacactggatgtgctgctcagctatTTCTGCTCATCTTCTTCCTTGGATcagagctttccctcctgaccatcatgtgctacgaccgctacgtgtccatctgcaaacccctgcactacgggaccctcctgggcagcagagcttgtgcccacatggcagcagctgcctgggccagtgcctttctcaatgctctcatgcacacagccaatacattttctctgcccctgtgccatggcaatgccctgggccagttcttctgtgaaatcccccagatcctcaagatCTCCTGTGCCAAATCATATCTTAGGGAACTTCAGCTTCTTGCTGTTAGTGCCTGTTTATTTTTTGGATGTTTTATGTTCATTGTTTTATCCTATGTGcacatcttcagggctgtgctgaggatcccatctgagcagggacggcacaaagccttttccacctgcctccctcacctggccgtggtctctctGTTCATCACCACTGCTGTGTTTTCTCACTTGAaacccccctccatctcctccccatccctggatgtgaccCTGTCAGTTCtttactcagtggtgcctccagccctgaatcccctcatctacagcctgagaaaccaggagctcaaggctgcagtgtggaaactgatgactggatggtttcagaaacaataa